A single region of the Enterococcus mundtii genome encodes:
- a CDS encoding NAD(P)/FAD-dependent oxidoreductase, protein MEIYDITIIGAGPVGMFAAFYAGMRQAKTNIIDSLPQLGGQLTTLYPEKYIYDIPGYPAIKAVDLVNNLKKQLTTFNHTFHLNEEVLSLSREDEIIEITTTKGIHYSKAVILTLGSGSFQPRKLNLEHADRYENHGLDYFVNDLMKYAGKKVAIAGGGDSAIDWALMLEPIASEVYLIHRREAFRAHEHSVNQLNQSSVNVLTPYLIERLSGLNGELSDIRLKKAKTDETIDLMVDSLIVNYGFTSNLEHLSSWGLESSRNAITVHSDMSTSIPGVYAAGDICSYEGKVKLIATGFGEAPTAVNNALHFINPKERTQPGHSTSLYDKTFGPK, encoded by the coding sequence ATGGAAATTTACGATATTACAATTATTGGTGCAGGGCCGGTTGGCATGTTTGCAGCTTTTTATGCTGGTATGCGCCAAGCGAAAACCAATATTATTGATAGTTTGCCTCAACTTGGTGGACAGTTAACTACCTTATACCCTGAAAAATATATTTATGACATTCCTGGTTATCCAGCAATCAAAGCGGTTGATCTTGTTAATAATTTAAAGAAACAATTGACCACTTTTAATCATACATTTCATTTAAATGAAGAAGTTCTCTCACTTTCCAGAGAAGATGAGATCATCGAGATCACTACTACGAAAGGTATCCATTATTCAAAAGCTGTGATCCTGACGCTAGGAAGTGGTTCTTTCCAACCAAGAAAGCTGAATTTAGAACATGCTGACCGATACGAAAACCATGGGTTAGATTATTTCGTGAACGACTTGATGAAATATGCAGGAAAGAAAGTTGCCATTGCTGGTGGTGGGGATTCAGCAATCGACTGGGCACTGATGCTTGAACCTATTGCGAGTGAAGTTTATTTGATTCATCGTCGAGAGGCATTTAGGGCTCATGAACATAGCGTCAATCAGTTGAATCAATCCTCTGTAAATGTATTAACACCTTATTTGATTGAGCGTTTATCTGGTTTAAATGGAGAGTTGTCAGACATTCGTCTAAAAAAAGCTAAGACGGATGAAACGATTGATCTCATGGTTGACTCATTGATCGTCAATTATGGGTTCACTTCTAATTTAGAGCATTTATCTTCTTGGGGACTTGAAAGTTCCAGAAATGCGATCACCGTCCACTCTGATATGTCAACTTCAATTCCTGGTGTGTATGCTGCTGGCGACATTTGTAGCTATGAAGGAAAAGTGAAATTGATTGCCACGGGATTTGGAGAGGCACCGACTGCTGTCAATAACGCGTTACATTTCATCAATCCAAAAGAACGTACGCAGCCTGGTCATAGTACAAGCCTTTACGATAAAACATTTGGACCAAAATAA
- a CDS encoding SLC13 family permease, translated as MIKRITSNAKEDGVLTLSFLLAIGTMFIIPPNFNYFSYIDFHTLILLFCLMLIVEGIRQQQFFDYLGNYLITQTKNTRGIILILVFLTFISSMLITNDVALIIFVPFGLLIVERIGMRTLIPLVITLMTIAGNLGSMFTPIGNPQNLYLFAQSHLQLFEFLQLMLPYTLAAAILLVVLIYGRIKNNTIDLANTEEIMLKRKQLIFYFGLFLICLLAVSGIIPHYVVLVLVSVSILGNDRRLFKHIDYSLLFTFVFLFIFIGNIKQVDVVRAFFEKSVAHHEVSASIFASQLISNVPAALLLSSYTENIKGLIIGTNLGGLGTLIASMASLISYKLVIKQYPEWRKKYLFVFAFYNIVFLIFLWLIFTVYQ; from the coding sequence ATGATTAAAAGAATAACAAGCAATGCAAAAGAAGACGGAGTATTGACGCTGTCTTTTCTTTTAGCAATAGGTACCATGTTCATCATCCCGCCAAACTTCAATTATTTTTCTTATATCGATTTTCACACATTGATTCTTCTTTTTTGTTTGATGTTGATTGTAGAAGGGATACGGCAACAACAGTTTTTCGATTATCTAGGCAATTATTTGATCACCCAGACAAAAAATACGAGAGGGATTATTTTGATTTTAGTGTTTCTCACGTTTATCAGTAGTATGCTGATTACGAATGATGTGGCACTGATCATTTTTGTACCATTTGGTCTATTGATAGTAGAAAGGATCGGCATGCGAACATTGATTCCTCTCGTCATAACTTTGATGACGATTGCGGGTAATCTAGGAAGTATGTTCACTCCGATCGGTAATCCACAAAATCTTTATTTATTCGCACAATCACACTTACAACTGTTCGAATTTTTACAGTTGATGCTTCCCTATACACTGGCTGCTGCCATATTATTGGTGGTGTTGATCTATGGGAGAATCAAGAATAATACCATCGATTTGGCGAATACAGAAGAGATAATGTTAAAGCGAAAACAACTCATTTTTTATTTTGGTCTATTTTTAATATGTCTTCTAGCTGTAAGTGGCATCATCCCTCATTATGTCGTATTAGTCTTAGTGAGTGTCAGTATCCTAGGCAATGATCGCCGACTCTTTAAACATATCGATTACTCCTTATTATTTACGTTTGTTTTTCTTTTTATATTCATCGGGAATATCAAACAAGTAGATGTTGTCCGAGCCTTTTTTGAAAAAAGTGTGGCGCATCATGAAGTCAGTGCAAGCATTTTTGCAAGTCAATTGATTAGTAATGTTCCTGCGGCGCTCCTGTTATCAAGTTATACAGAAAATATCAAGGGTTTGATCATTGGGACGAACTTGGGAGGATTAGGGACATTGATTGCTTCAATGGCAAGTTTGATCTCTTACAAATTAGTCATCAAGCAATATCCGGAATGGAGAAAAAAGTATTTATTCGTCTTTGCATTCTACAACATCGTTTTTTTGATTTTCTTGTGGCTCATCTTTACCGTATATCAATAG